A region of Mauremys mutica isolate MM-2020 ecotype Southern chromosome 2, ASM2049712v1, whole genome shotgun sequence DNA encodes the following proteins:
- the LOC123365083 gene encoding uncharacterized protein LOC123365083, which translates to MRSLLLFLNSAFCLRILLLFLLYYAVIRLARSEASPRKRRPRKTKKKPKAFGRCEEEVEEAGASPETCCPVHLEKLPLAQSLWLLERRQQDVARHLDAVLLPPSVSTSATSQFSYSSRESTTSALWSQSSFSLREASIIQSEPLCHTGEIMPFASWEGSTHPIQAQPLSRPPAHGRRDRGEQTTGLDQTSVHGSDFNLRQKHLQRRLGAPQTPIPGKPLLGKRDANHQLEVDTDPPKCGFPAKVPEPLRSNTSPQRAQEIQEPCVCPWGPLPQKAHRIMASPDAILARLVPTAGVKLQDHVAQKCWQIQTKAFPKMVRESHRDAPLRRETALPGPLHPPREPGKHRIVAFPTMGQQPAHPLELHIRHQHLVMQRGLLTLDPEPLTKLPHTVPARGARVEFSEMETDFLQTGRRSTSSSSSTRPPTPVEDTTMETGRNDGAAGKQTNPQRCTLPAGVGLTSSPPGTTVAEKTLAATLQIYRSELRKPLTCVSGTKGTEEKLELHMERKVLLGEGSCLQPGAQAGERRADLPRTQCHQVAPEAPVGPVSMG; encoded by the exons ATGAGATCACTCCTCCTGTTTCTCAACTCTGCCTTCTGCCTAAGGATCCTGCTGCTCTTTCTTCTGTATTATGCTGTGATCAGGCTTGCcagatctgag gctTCTCCGAGGAAGAGGAGGCCCAGAAAGACAAAAAAGAAACCGAAAG CTTTTGGACGCTgtgaggaagaggtggaggaggctGGTGCATCCCCAGAGACGTG cTGCCCTGTGCACCTGGAGAAGCTCCCCTTGGCTCAGAGCCTCTGGCTTCTTGAGAGGAGGCAACAGGACGTGGCCAGACACCTGGATGCAGTTCTGTTACC GCCGAGTGTGTCGACATCTGCCACGAGCCAGTTCTCCTACTCCTCTAGGGAATCCACCACCTCTGCCCTCTGGAGTCAAAGCTCCTTTTCCCTGAGAGAAGCCTCCATCATTCAGTCGGAGCCCCTCTGCCACACAGGGGAGATCATGCCCTTCGCGAGCTGGGAAGGATCCACTCATCCCATCCAAGCCCAGCCTCtctccaggcctcctgcccacggCAGACGagaccggggagagcagaccacGGGTCTGGACCAGACTTCAGTCCATGGCTCAGACTTCAACCTCCGGCAGAAGCATCTGCAGAGGCGACTGGGGGCTCCACAAACCCCCATCCCGGGGAAGCCATTGCTGGGTAAGCGGGACGCCAATCATCAATTGGAAGTAGACACAGATCCGCCCAAATGTGGATTTCCAGCAAAGGTCCCGGAGCCCCTCAGATCCAACACCAGCCCTCAGCGTGCACAGGAGATCCAGGAGCCATGTGTCTGCCCCtggggaccccttccccaaaaggcCCATAGGATCATGGCATCCCCTGATGCCATCCTGGCCAGGCTTGTGCCCACGGCGGGGGTCAAGCTGCAGGATCACGTGGCTCAGAAATGCTGGCAGATCCAAACGAAGGCCTTTCCTAAGATGGTGCGCGAGTCGCACAGGGATGCTCCCCTCCGGAGAGAGACTGCCCTGCCTGGGCCACTCCACCCCCCTAGGGAGCCAGGCAAGCACAGGATAGTGGCCTTCCCAACGATGGGACAACAGCCTGCCCACCCCCTCGAACTCCACATAAGGCATCAGCATCTGGTCATGCAGAGGGGGCTGCTCACCCTGGACCCAGAGCCCCTGACAAAGCTGCCTCACACCGTCCCAGCCAGGGGAGCCCGTGTGGAGTTCAGTGAGATGGAGACCGATTTCCTGCAGACGGGGAGGCGAAGCACAAGCTCCTCTTCTTCCACACGTCCTCCAACGCCAGTGGAAGATACCACCATGGAGACAGGCAGGAATGATGGTGCAGCAGGAAAGCAGACTAACCCACAGCGCTGCACTCTGCCAGCAGGGGTGGGTCTGACATCCTCACCTCCAGGAACCACAGTAGCAGAGAAGACACTCGCAGCGACACTCCAAATTTATAGGAGCGAGTTGAGAAAGCCCCTTACCTGTGTGAGCGGCACcaaagggactgaagagaagctggagctgcacatggagaggaaggttctcttgggagaaggctcctgcctgcagccaggggcACAAGCAGGTGAGCGCAGGGCAGATCTTCCCAGGACCCAATGCCACCAGGTAGCCCCAGAGGcaccag TGGGCCCGGTAAGCATGGGCTAA
- the LOC123365345 gene encoding uncharacterized protein LOC123365345 — MSDSSHEGPLTQPLMDTLEPKTQTLVRHTDECDGLSLSAPLEVEGERSSGESSEDKVNGKDIAQLDDAFLEDPEALDSIASSSEDEPGSPCFCSMPVQIVEEDSKDDGYEEFRRLGMELTEPMPRRERKKVMRTIVRVAVYAVLHQCLREKLFEDCEGCVIDAPAQQHHDCVTWTSVDLNFKLRRLCAEFCLESLLNTVLAIGYATQCLCLPKNI, encoded by the exons atgagCGACAGTTCCcacgagggccctttgactcagccCTTGATGGATACGCTGGAACCCAAAACCCAAACTCTCGTGAGGCACACCGATGAGTGTGATGGCCTCTCATTGTCAGCCCCCCTAGAGGTGGAAGGTGAACGCAGCTCAGGGGAGTCATCGGAGGACAAGGTGAACGGAAAAGAcattgctcag CTtgacgatgcctttctagaggacccaGAGGCCCTGGACAGCATTGCATCAAGCAGCGAAGATGAACCGGGCTCTCCTTGTTTTTGCTCAATGCCggtacaaattgttgaagaggactccaAGGATGACGGCTATGAGGAGTTTAGGCGGCTTGGCATGGAACTAACTGAGCCAATGCCACgtcgtgagcgtaaaaaagtcatgcggactattgtacgtgttgctgtttatgctgtccttCATCAgtgccttagggaaaagctttttgaagattgtgagggctgtgtcaTAGATGCGCCAGCACAACAgcaccatgactgtgtgacttggacttcagtagaTCTAAACTTCAAGCTCCGGCGCCTGTGTGCTGAGTTctgtttggaaagcttattaaacactgttcttgccataggttatgctacgcaatgtctgtgcctacccaagaacatttag